In Megalops cyprinoides isolate fMegCyp1 chromosome 8, fMegCyp1.pri, whole genome shotgun sequence, the genomic stretch taagaaaaattaaacacaaagtACATGACAATGTTCGtaatttttctctgaaaaggaCAATGTAAATCAAttgaaatacatgtaaattcgtgtttatttctttgttatGTATGCAGTAGCTAATACAGCAAGTGTCACATTTGGTAGCGACAGCACGCTCACCTATATGTATTCTATGGTTTCATTGCGCTGGTGCCGTCAGAGTTGAGTTCAGCCGAGCCATTCACAGATGGATTGGTGGGTGCAGACAGACATCCCCCCACATGGCATGGGAATCCCAAGAGGGCAGACAAACACCTATTCACACAGTGACTTGTCTTTGCCCTGGGACTATGTCAGCCAGAGGAGCAGTGAGAGTGGCTATACCCGAGGCATGAGGAACCCCCTTGTCACTTTTGTGAGTATGACTCATTTCCTAACTCCTACTACCCCTACTCTCTTTCTGTAAgtcttttgtttaaatgtacagtaaaacaatcttttctctctctctctctctctctctctctctctctcctgtcaggACTCCCTGGTACTTGAACCTCAACCCCGCATTGAAAAGGCCAGCACAGTGTGTAAATCCATTGGGAAGAAGGTAAGAGCAGAATATGGGTACATAGAGTCTGGAGAAAAgaggtataatgagccagcctcGTTACAGGGGTATAATGACCTGTTCTACAGTGGAAAGAGTCACTTCCACTGACCACCTGTTTGGATCAAGTAGATATGTCAGGCTGACACAATAGAGTCAGGTGTCTCAGTGTATTGAAGTGACTCACAGGAGGGCAGAGTGTCTTGTTGCAGTGAAGTCATGGTAGCAGTGTGGTTGTTTCAGGAGTGCTCTGGGTTTGTCCACAACATGTCTAACCTGCGGCCTCTGGGGAGCACACTTGATGACCCCCAGTGCTTCCTGACAAAGTACCAGagcaagtgagtgtgtgtttgtgtgtcttttgaAACATTAATTATATTAGTTAACCAATACATAAATTAATTGAAGTAATTAATTATCAATAAAttgatatataatattattaatattaatacatagggtatttatatcacatttatttatttataatctATAATCCATTATTaataatgtgcattttctgttttgatttctttgtgaaATGTCATGCATGTAATTGGAAACATACTCCTGACCAAATTTTATCAGGCTTGTGTCAATGTGAGCTGGtattacatttgtttcagcTTCTCAGATGGCAAAGGATTAGTCCCAAGAGACGACCACCTGAGCACAGTTTACCAAGGCTCACTGCCCATGCTTGTCAATCAAACTCTGCAGGAATCAGGCTTCACTCAAGGCTCCAGCAATCCTCTAGTCTGGCCTGTGAGTCCTGCCtatttctcactctctctccctcactcagtTTCTCATCCTGTCTGCTTCTcttaattgggggggggggggggggggggggggtgagactGCTGGAGAAAGTATTGGCACTTAGAGAGGCACTGGACTGTCTTGCTAGTAATGTGCCccctggtgacagcagcagtgggggTTGGCAGGAAGGTGTGGGGAAGCTATTAACATTTGCTTCTCCAGTGCTTGGGAACTTCAGACAGT encodes the following:
- the ppp1r32 gene encoding uncharacterized protein ppp1r32; its protein translation is MSNLRPLGSTLDDPQCFLTKYQSNFSDGKGLVPRDDHLSTVYQGSLPMLVNQTLQESGFTQGSSNPLVWPMLPDSQPSSQRTILLPQKMLTGRKECSGFVRNKSNLQTLGSIPDDPQRFLTNYQRK